The Psychrobacter sp. 28M-43 genome segment ATGCGCCAGCTGTTATTGATAGGGAAAACAGCGGAGGCGGTAAACGCAGATAACGGCAACTGATCGGTATTGTCATCACGCTGACGCTTAACATAACCCACATTAAATAAGCTATTGTCTGACGGCTGATAGCGCAGTTCAGTCGTAATGTAGTTCAAATCATAATTACTGGTTAAGGCACCGCTAACATCAACCCAAAAATTATTATAAGGCTGAGTGCTGGTATCCCATACCATACCTGAAGACGACGAGGTAAAAACAGGCTGATCGTCATCAAGTGTTACACGTCCATCATCTAGATAGAACTGTTCTGCAATGCTACCATCAAAACGTGTCACACCCGTTGCATCGATGTAACGATAATTGACACCAGGCGTAATAGAATGCAAATCCTGCAAACGATCATGACCTAAGAACCAACTGTCCGAAAACAGCTGTTCATAATTAATAGAGGCAATACGCGTGTTAAAGTTAGGAATGTCGTTTTGGTTCTTATACGGTGAATACGTATATTTTACGCGTGGACTAAGTAAACGATAGCCGCCCATCGTATCGTCAAACGCACCAAATGGTGAGCCCGCTTGATAGAAGTGTAGACCTGCATCGATACTGGCTTGTGGGACAAACACGGACTGACTGCCATCTTCTTCACTAAGCTGATTATCTTCTAAGCTATCTTCATCATATGACGTATATAGATGCTGCAAGCTCAGCTTAGGTTTGATATAACCCCAAGAGGTTTCCATCGGATAGGCGGCGCTTAGTTTATTGTAAATACGTGCGCCACTTTTTTCGTTTTCAGAACCATCATCGATAGATTTTTTGAAGTATGCAGAATCATGAATACCAGTGATATCGAAGCGCTCAGCCCAAGGCAGGCGATAATTTAATTTGAGCTGTGGCAAGCGTGAGTACGGCTTGTCTTTGTCTTCTAACGCTTCACCACTATCAGTGAATGCATCTAAAGTCTGAAAGGTTTCTACTTTCAGTTCACCATCGACATAATCATTGTAGTAATTGACGCGGGCACGACGTGGCAAGTTTATTGTGCTGTCCGATAGTCCCAATGTATCAAAATCATTAAGGTAATCGGCATCCGATACATAGTTGTATTCGGCATCAGCACTTAAACGTGGAATGCTTTTCGACGACCAAGTATGGTCATAAAACAAGCTGGTACGATCTTCGTCGTCATATTCTTTATCGTTAGGTAAGTATGAACCGTTTAAAATACCTTCCCCATAATTCTCGGTCAGATAACGGAACTCACCTGATAGCATCGGGTTACGGTCAGTATAAATATGCGTGTTAAGGGTGGCATCATAATTAGGTGCTAAGTTGAAATAATAAGGAATATCAACTTCAAGACCGCTTTCACTGCTGACACTGGCACTTGGCAATAAAAACCCACTACTACGGCGACTGTCTATCGGGAAGTTAAAGTAGGGGAGATAAAATACGGGTATATCAGCCACATGGAAAGTAGTGTTATACGCTTCGCCGCGTCCTGTATCAGTATTTAGATCGATACTTTTGGCTTCAAACTGCCATTTGCGGTTGGTAGGTGGACAGGTACTAAACATAACCTGATCCAGCTCGTATTCACTTTCGTTAGGTTTGTTTAAGCGTTTGGCATA includes the following:
- a CDS encoding LPS-assembly protein LptD translates to MLYSPLYQSIRLILFGALGLSSLTVSAAIGDANTQKTEPLTTDSTGSYASNSVATDANSISRTQSNDGYQEADILNDSYPDDANTNNAALSNDTALDSKFSENNDLNITEINEATDSEAFSNEVSNAANLNTETSNQPSSDTPDSSAFVPKAITTNNGKLDLNDESIQASLMRLAEFYELTPDTDASTLNNEAINTEANNTHNNAMPAAQTIPKVGRDLRLLPNAVDSAQRCEGQWVYPQSNPNYQRAVNEAGTANGQPAPNVASVPNNQAPLFTESDYGYYNNINYAELSGNVKIDQGTQHIEAEKVMIDLSNGVAAAQGKVMFTDNATGQRTSNVSTNNAATNNGQASFNDRAAQGGLIGVADSLNYNTETGQSTANDVAFASVGLQAHGYAKRLNKPNESEYELDQVMFSTCPPTNRKWQFEAKSIDLNTDTGRGEAYNTTFHVADIPVFYLPYFNFPIDSRRSSGFLLPSASVSSESGLEVDIPYYFNLAPNYDATLNTHIYTDRNPMLSGEFRYLTENYGEGILNGSYLPNDKEYDDEDRTSLFYDHTWSSKSIPRLSADAEYNYVSDADYLNDFDTLGLSDSTINLPRRARVNYYNDYVDGELKVETFQTLDAFTDSGEALEDKDKPYSRLPQLKLNYRLPWAERFDITGIHDSAYFKKSIDDGSENEKSGARIYNKLSAAYPMETSWGYIKPKLSLQHLYTSYDEDSLEDNQLSEEDGSQSVFVPQASIDAGLHFYQAGSPFGAFDDTMGGYRLLSPRVKYTYSPYKNQNDIPNFNTRIASINYEQLFSDSWFLGHDRLQDLHSITPGVNYRYIDATGVTRFDGSIAEQFYLDDGRVTLDDDQPVFTSSSSGMVWDTSTQPYNNFWVDVSGALTSNYDLNYITTELRYQPSDNSLFNVGYVKRQRDDNTDQLPLSAFTASAVFPINNSWRILAQGQYDYNRNKMLDSLIGVDYEDCCFGFAVYGRRYYNDLNVKDEPTQAIMAEVRLNGLGSGSSRLTRLLADKILGFEPVQTAWKD